In Raphanus sativus cultivar WK10039 chromosome 5, ASM80110v3, whole genome shotgun sequence, the following proteins share a genomic window:
- the LOC108860767 gene encoding uncharacterized protein LOC108860767, with the protein MSSSLPKYIEVNGHCGLAIYMKGQCIIYTYQNTLTFNFATTMVMFRLFCCFISCTKIRPSSPPRQVVETGKKVPPFPPPSKVVKAEKKKPRPSPRPPVKASGRRKRYGKDAGGVAGCGGGCGGGGCGGG; encoded by the coding sequence ATGTCGTCAAGTTTACCAAAATACATTGAAGTCAACGGACATTGTGGACTAGCTATATATATGAAGGGTCAATGTATCATTTACACGTATCAGAATACTTTGACATTTAATTTTGCTACAACGATGGTGATGTTTCGTCTGTTCTGCTGTTTTATCAGCTGCACCAAGATAAGACCGTCGTCGCCTCCACGGCAAGTGGTTGAAACGGGCAAGAAAGTTCCACCGTTTCCTCCTCCATCCAAAGTGGTCAAAGCGGAGAAGAAAAAGCCACGGCCTTCTCCGAGGCCCCCCGTAAAGGCTTCAGGTCGTCGCAAACGCTACGGTAAAGACGCTGGCGGTGTCGCAGGCTGCGGTGGTGGATGTGGGGGTGGTGGATGTGGAGGCGGCTGA
- the LOC108860811 gene encoding uncharacterized protein LOC108860811, with the protein MKGYIIALIVCGCVAIIAVVLILCCLQNRKKKKTWSPPSRPPPARDVEKGRSSVARDGGLVVLTGTAVTTAVVATAASTGTSDEISGGGGGGEGGGDCDGGGDGGGGCGGCGGCGGCGGCGG; encoded by the coding sequence atgaaagGTTACATTATTGCTCTTATAGTATGTGGCTGCGTCGCTATAATCGCGGTTGTTCTTATCTTATGTTGTCTTCAAAAccgcaaaaagaaaaagacgtGGTCTCCTCCATCGCGTCCGCCGCCGGCAAGAGACGTTGAAAAAGGTAGAAGCAGTGTCGCAAGAGATGGAGGGCTTGTTGTTTTGACAGGCACTGCTGTCACAACAGCCGTTGTAGCTACGGCTGCAAGCACCGGAACGTCCGATGAAATTAGTGGTGGCGGAGGAGGTGGTGAAGGTGGAGGAGACTGTGATGGTGGTGGAGATGGTGGAGGAGGATGTGGAGGTTGCGGTGGTTGCGGCGGTTGTGGCGGGTGTGGAGGTTAA